One segment of Chitinivibrionales bacterium DNA contains the following:
- the pilO gene encoding type 4a pilus biogenesis protein PilO, whose product MIYITGMLNRIRKIINNELPALLAVSAALFVFIYSLGYLVFPLWGSLRQKQNEIAQYKGLLSSSDGYATIKEGIKNKHALLEKKLEDLSTGFADPQNFSGLLQMLIAKADNAGIRFVRMEPEEELVKKDYILYPVTLEMSTNYNSFGQFVSSLEATPQLVSVDRLGIAADEGPKITATIRVTCFLRPRA is encoded by the coding sequence TTGATTTATATTACTGGTATGCTCAATCGAATCAGAAAAATAATCAATAACGAACTTCCCGCTCTTCTTGCGGTCAGCGCCGCGCTTTTTGTTTTTATCTATAGCCTGGGATATCTGGTCTTTCCCCTGTGGGGCTCTTTGCGACAGAAGCAGAATGAGATAGCCCAATATAAAGGCCTCCTTTCATCGAGTGACGGGTATGCGACAATCAAGGAGGGGATCAAAAATAAACATGCTCTTCTGGAGAAAAAACTCGAGGACCTCAGTACCGGTTTTGCCGATCCTCAGAATTTTTCGGGGCTTTTGCAGATGCTGATTGCAAAGGCCGATAATGCCGGGATTCGATTTGTTCGTATGGAGCCGGAGGAAGAACTTGTTAAGAAAGATTATATATTGTACCCGGTAACATTGGAGATGTCGACCAATTATAATTCTTTCGGACAATTTGTTTCATCTTTAGAAGCCACTCCTCAATTGGTGAGTGTAGACCGTCTGGGGATTGCTGCGGATGAAGGACCTAAGATAACCGCCACAATACGAGTCACCTGTTTTCTAAGGCCAAGGGCATAG
- a CDS encoding response regulator, translating to MLSNKPCVLIIEDDEAAAFGYESFLSDSGYRVKSATTLKEAHAQAEQGGFDAILLDLKLPDGNSLHWIPQQKQAYPEIPIIVITGTSDIPTAVQATKNGAENFLTKPVEMDELKNALDKSLELKVLRKRSVIQQRLSKSEEPFFGRSRPVTELLDYAALAAANNSVILLQGETGTGKGVLAKWVHDNSERRSEAFVELNCSSLKGELLRSELFGHVKGAFTSAIKDREGLIEVADNGTLFLDEIGDMDLEVQAQLLKTIEEKSFRRIGENKIRKSDFRLICASNRDLFRATKEQKFRNDLYYRICVFPVIVPPLRERIDDIPGLAAYFLKSFGYTHFPLSHQVSDTLKRYSWPGNVRELKNMLERAFLLARGEPLTIHHFPGLTTSQPITVTYEDVENLNELTNRHILSIVRKYNGDKKKASKALGMSFSNLYRKLSQIGHVEEPSGMQV from the coding sequence ATGCTTTCAAATAAACCATGTGTTTTAATTATTGAAGATGACGAGGCAGCGGCGTTCGGCTACGAAAGTTTCCTTTCCGATTCGGGTTATCGGGTCAAATCGGCAACGACATTAAAAGAAGCCCATGCGCAAGCTGAACAGGGCGGTTTTGATGCTATCTTACTCGATCTGAAACTTCCCGATGGTAACTCCCTCCACTGGATACCTCAGCAGAAGCAGGCGTATCCGGAAATACCGATCATTGTGATCACCGGTACCAGTGATATTCCTACAGCAGTCCAGGCGACCAAGAACGGTGCAGAAAATTTCCTTACCAAGCCGGTGGAAATGGATGAACTGAAAAACGCGCTTGATAAAAGCCTCGAATTGAAGGTCCTGCGTAAGCGAAGTGTTATCCAGCAACGGCTTTCCAAAAGTGAAGAACCTTTTTTCGGAAGAAGCAGACCTGTTACCGAACTCCTCGACTATGCCGCGCTGGCTGCGGCCAACAATTCGGTAATTCTTCTTCAGGGAGAAACCGGCACAGGTAAAGGAGTTTTGGCTAAATGGGTACACGACAACAGCGAACGCAGATCGGAAGCCTTTGTGGAACTCAACTGTTCCAGTTTAAAAGGCGAGCTCCTTCGGAGCGAACTGTTCGGCCATGTCAAGGGAGCTTTTACATCGGCGATAAAGGATCGTGAAGGACTTATCGAAGTTGCCGATAACGGCACGCTCTTTCTGGATGAGATTGGTGATATGGATCTCGAGGTACAGGCGCAACTACTGAAAACTATTGAAGAAAAATCGTTTAGGCGTATCGGCGAGAATAAGATACGAAAAAGCGATTTCCGTCTTATTTGCGCCAGCAACCGCGACTTATTTCGGGCAACAAAAGAACAAAAATTCCGAAATGATCTCTACTACAGAATATGCGTATTTCCTGTCATCGTACCTCCATTACGCGAGCGAATCGATGATATTCCCGGACTGGCCGCCTATTTTCTGAAAAGTTTTGGCTATACCCATTTTCCGCTTTCCCATCAGGTAAGCGATACTCTGAAGAGGTATTCATGGCCGGGCAATGTCCGGGAGCTGAAGAACATGCTTGAGCGGGCATTCCTTCTTGCCCGTGGAGAACCACTTACAATCCACCACTTCCCCGGACTTACCACAAGTCAACCCATCACTGTAACCTATGAGGATGTCGAAAATCTGAACGAATTGACTAACAGGCATATTTTAAGCATTGTCCGGAAATATAACGGTGACAAGAAAAAGGCCAGTAAGGCATTAGGAATGTCATTTTCAAACCTCTACCGGAAACTGAGCCAGATCGGGCATGTCGAGGAACCATCCGGTATGCAGGTTTGA